Below is a window of Leifsonia sp. NPDC080035 DNA.
CCCGCATGATCGCGGAGAGCACCACCCGCGGCGCCTTTCCGCTTGTCTCCGGGTTCACGCCCTGGACGAACGTGGTGAACGCGGCGTGCCGACGGCCACGCGCGAGCTCGGCCGCGCAGCGGTCGGCCCACCGCATCGCCACGAGCTCGTCGTCCTCGCCGATCAGGACCCCCGGCTCGTACACCGCGCCGGCGTCGAAGCGACCCGTCCGCAGGGCCTCCAGGGCGAGGAAACCGCCGAAGCTGTGCCCCGCGATGAGCCGGGAGCCGGTGGCCGCGGCGACCGCGAGGATGTCCTCGACCTCCCGCTCCGCGCCGTATACGTCGCCCTGCGGGCCGCTCGCGCCGCGGCCGCGTCGCTCGATGGTGTGGACCGTGAATGCGGTGCCCAGCTCGCGGGCTAACCCGTCGAAATCACGGGCGACGGCAAGCGCCCCTGGCACCAGCACAAGGCCGGGACCGCGGCTGGTGGAGCGGTAGGCGATGCGGGTGCCGTCCGCGGATCGGGTCTGGTTCTCGGTGATGTTGTCGTTCATGTCGACCTCCTGCGTACAGTGTATGCATATGCGTACAGCGTACGCAAGAGGATGCGCCGAGCCGCCTCCGTCCAGGTCGCCTCGGGCGCCTACGCCCGGTCGCGCGGCAGCGCCAGCGCCATCGTCCAGACGTTCAGGTGCAGCGTGGCGCCGCGGAACGGGATGTCCTCGTCCCCGGCCAGCGTGAAGCCGGACCGCTCGCACACCCGGTTCGACGCCGGGTTCTCGACATTCGGGAACGCCATGAGAAGCGGGTACCGGCCGTGTCGGCGCACATCGTCGACGACCAGCGGGACGGCCGCCGCCGCGAACCCGTGTCCCTGTGCCTCCGGCAGGACGAACCAGCCGGTCTCGTGCACGTCCGCGTCCCTCCACCGTGTCGACCACCAGCCGATCGAGCCGACCACGCGGTCGTCGTCCACGATCCGGAACATCCGCGACTCCCCGGTCTCCCAGCCGCGCAGGTACCGGGCGTGCCGGTCGGCGACCTGTGCGGGCGTCTCCGGTCCGACCAGGTGCCTGGTCATCTCGGGAGTGTTGGCCGCCTCCAGCAGCGGCAGGTCGTCCTCGCTCCAGCGCTCCAGCCGCAGCGTCATGCCGCACCCGGGCCCGGAGGTGCGTCGAGCACCCGCGGCACCGCCTCGTAGAGCACCAGCCGGCCGTCCAGCACCCGGATGGAGGTGGACTCCATGACGACATCCGGCCAGCCGTCGTAGATGCGGTCGGCGCCCGACGCCCCGTTGACGACCGGGAAGACCACCACCCGGTAGCGGTCGACGAGCCCCGCCCGCAGCAGGGAGCGGCTCAGGCTGGGGCTGCCGATCGTGCGCAGCTCGATCCCCGTTCGCTTCAGCTCCCGCACCGCCTCCACGGCGTCGCCCGCGACCAGGCTTGTGTTCGCCCACTCCAGCGGCTCGGTCAGCGTGCGCGAGAAGACGATCTTGGGTCGCGCGGTCAGCTCGGCCATGTCCTCGGCGCCGGTGCGGGCGAACTCCGCGAACAGTCGGTACGTGCGCGTGCCGAGCAGCACGGTGTACTCCCGCTCGGCCTCGGCGGCCAGCATCTCGAAGTACTCCGGACCGCCCATTCCCCACAGGCCGGGCCAGCCCTCGGCCGAGCCGAAGCCGTCCAGAGAGGTGATGTAGTCGACCAGCAGCTCTGCCACGCGCGTCCCCCTGACGTCAGCGGAAGGATACTGCCGCCTCGCGTGGAGCGGCCAGTGGCTCCGCAGAACGGGTCTGGCCGCCCACCCCCCGAATGGTGCACACTGGGCCGGTCCGTATGCGATGACGGAGGGGGATATCGCGTGAGGAGACCGGGAGCGGCTGCCGGGGCGCTCGTCGCCGGGCTGCTCCTCGGTCTGCTCGCGCCCGCGCTCGTCGTCGTGCCCGCGACCGCAGCGGCCGCCGCACCGGCCTCCGCGCCCGCCGGCAGCGCGACGGATCCCGGAATCTGGAACGTCCACACCGTGACCTTCCGCTCGCTCGGCCGCACCGTAGCGAGCGTGCTGGTCGTCGACGGCGGCCACGCGCCGCGGCAACCCGCCCCGCCCGCGGCCGACGGCGTCTTCGACGGCTGGGTGACGGAGTCGGGCGGCTCGGTCGTGCCCTTCGACTTCGTGACGACCGTTGTCACCTCCGATCTGGTGGTCGACGCGCGCTTCACCGACACCCACGTCGCGCAGTTCCTCGCCGGGCCGTCCGGGTCCGACGCGCGGCACGTCATCGACGCCGACGAGGTGGCCGACGGCGCTCCGCTCGGCGACATCGCGCCCGACGTGTCACAGGTTCCGGAGGGCCAGGTGTTCACCGGCGACTGGTTCCGGCAGGGCGACGCAACGCGGACGCCGTACGACTTCTCGTCGCCGGTCACCGCGAACCTGCGGCTCGTCCCGCTCTTCGCCGCCGGCTTCGCCGTCTCGTTCGTGACGGACGGGACGGCGGTCGAGCCGGAGTTCGTCCTCGAACCCGATACCGAGTTCACCGCGGCCGACCTCGCCGCCGTCTCTCCGCCGACGCGCACCGGCTACACATTCACGCAGTGGTGGGAGGACGCGGCGCGCAGCCGGCCGGTCGTCTTCCCGATCACGGCGACGACGACCCTCTACGCCGGATGGAGCGGGGACAGCGTGGACTACCACGTCAGCTATTGGCTGGAGAAGGCGAACGTGGTGCCCGCCGGGTATCCCGCGCCCGTGTTCACCCCGGCGGGAGGGACGCCGCCCGCGTGGGGAGCGGCCGACGGCGCCCTCAGTCCCGCCCAGCTGGCGAATCCGGCCACCTACGACTTCCTCGACGACATCACCGCCACCGCCGTCGCGGGGACGACTGTGAGCGGCCCCGCGGCCAAGAGCGACGTCCCCGCCTCGATCCAGGGTCTGGTGCGAGCGCAGCTGGATCCCGCGAGTGTGCAGCCCGATCCGATGACGTTCGCCGACCTGGCCGTCAGCCAGCAGGACGTCACGGTGAAGGGTGACGGATCCACGGTCGTCAACGTGTACCTGACCAGGGCGCTGTGGCGGGCGGACTTCGCGCTGATCAGCCCGGGCGGCACGCTCAACACGTCGACGCCGTGCGCTCGCACGGGGACCTACGACGTCACCATGACCGTCGGAGGGACCACCTACTACCAGTCGACGCAGCCGGGCGGCGGCCAGCTCCTCGGGACGTTCTCCGTGCGCGAGAAGATCGGCTTCGACATGAAGGCGGCGAACGTCGCGCCGGTCTCCCTGTCGCAGACCGACGGCTCGGAACTCATCACCGCCCTCGACACCGGCACCCAGAACCAGAGCTGCGTGCTCCGCGGCTGGGGTCCGCAGCAGGTCACGCCGGATGTCTTCAACGCCACGTACACCGGGGCGTATGCGGACACGAGGTCTGTGGACCTGACCGCCAGGACCACATCGCTGAGCGGCGCGATGGCCGCGAGCAGGACCCAGAACCTGACCCAGCGGTTCGTGTACACCGAGACGGTCGACCAGTCGATCGCCGCCCCGGACGCGGTGATCGGCCCGGACGGGACCCCCAACGACCCGCTGCACGTCGCCACCCTCTACAACAACGACAAGACGACGGTCAGGGCCGAGATCCCGGCAGGGCACCAGGTCTTCTCGCAGTTCCGGACGGCCTGGTACTGGGCCACGACGGGCGACAGGCAGGTCGCGAGCCCGATCGAGGGCTTCACCTCGTACGTCGGCTATGGCACCGGGGCCGCGACGGTCGGCAACTACTTCCAGCTCGACGCGCCGACGAATCGGCTCTATCAGCTGAAGAACAGCGGCAACATCAACGACAGGTATCGCTACCAGTTCTACAGCCGCAACGTCTACACGCTGAGCTTCGTCACGGGAGGCGGCACGGCCATCCCGCCGGTCTCCGGCATCCCCTACGAGGGCTCGCTGGGGCAGCTCGCCCCCGACGACCCGACACGCGGCAACGACGTGTTCCAGGGCTGGTACACCGACTCGGAGTTCAACGTGCCGTTCGGCTTCGACGGCGCCACGATGCCGCCGAGCAACCTCGTGCTGTACGCCAAGTGGCTGAACGACCCGCACACCGTGCAGTTCTACGACCACCCGTCCGCGCCCGATCCCATCGTTGGCCTCACCCAGACGGTGGAGGACCAGGGCACCGCGACCGAGCCCGCCCCACTCCCGCCGCAGCCGGACAGCCAGTCCTTCGTCGGCTGGTTCCAGCGCACCGCGGACGGCTTCTTCGTCCCGTACGACTTCGACACCCCGGTCGGTGGCGACCTGCGCCTCTACGCGCGCTGGCAGCAGCCGGCCGCGGCGCCGTTCCCGATGCTCTACGACGGCGACGGGAACACGTCGGGGGCGGCCCCGCGCGACCCGTACCGCTACGACGCCGGCTCCAGCGCGATCGTCGCCGACGGTGCGTCGCTGCGGCGCGGAGACGAAGTCTTCGTCGGGTGGCGTCCGGTCGCCGGCGCCGCCGCGATGCGCATCATCACCAGCCCGGTGCCGGGCGACGGCCTCTACCAGGCGGGCCGGACCGTCCGGTTCGGCGCCGGCTCCGTGACGCTGACCGCCGCCTACGCGAACCCGGACCCCCGGTTCACGGTGACCTTCCGCGAGAACGGCGGCCTCGGTGCGTCGACGGCGTGGGACGGCCCGCCGGGGGCCTCGATCACCTACCCGGGCGCCTCCGATCTGCGCTTCACCGGTCCCGGTACCGACTTCCTCGGCTGGGCGACCTCGCCGTCCGCGACGTCCCCGGACCCCGCCTACGACCGGCTGGTGGTCTCCACCCTCACCGCCGACCTCACCCTGTACGCCGTGTGGGCCGACGCTCCCGGTCCGGCCCCGTCGCCCCCTCCCGCGCCTCCGGCCACGCCGGCCGGCGACCTCCCCGGCACGGGGAGCGACCCGACCGGCGGGCTGGTGCTCGCCGCCGCGCTCTTCGCGGCCGGGGTCGTCGCCTCCCTGCTCCGGCGCCGGCGGGGCGCGCCGGTCAGCGGCCGCCGCCCAGGTCCTCCCTCAACCCGTTGAGGATCGTCCAGACCGAGTTGCGCTTCTGCGGGGTGTCCGCCTCGCTCATCGGGATGACGAGCTCCAGCCCGTCCCGGTAGACCGCACGGACGGTGAACCGGCCCGGCCACTCAGCGAGGTCGTCCGCCTGGAAGGAGGGGGTCCCTCCCGCGACCTCGAGGCGTTCGAGGTCGGTGCGCCGGTGGACGCGGGTGATCACATCGGACTGCCCGCTCTGCGTCGAGAGCATCGCCTCGACCGTGACGATGGTCCCGGCCGTGAACACGCCGACGTGGACGCTCAGCACCTGCTCCGACCGGCGGAGGGCCGCGCCGAGGTACTTCACGTCGTCCTCGCCGACCGCGAGAGCGACGCCGGTCACGATCGCGCCGAGCATCGTCGAGCCGATCGCGTCCGGGCCGTCGGCGCCGATCTCGTCGATGATCCTCCGTGCGATCGCGTCCCTCGAGACCTGCATCGCCCGCTCCCTTCGGCAGTGCCACCATCGTGCACCAGCGCCGGGGCGTCGCGTAACCCCGTTTCTAGCCGCGGAGGCCCGGCTCCTCGTCCACGGCGTGCGCCGGCGGCTGCGTCGCATCGATCGACTGCGCGAGTCCCGCGAGCAGCCGCAGCTTCTCGTCGCTCTCGCTGCCGGCATCGGGGTAATAGACCACGAGGATGACGTCGTCGACGGGGAGCTTGTCGCGGTGCAGCCGCAGCTCGCCGACCACCGGGTGGTCCAGCAGGGCCGTGCCGCCCTCCAGGTTCCGGACGTCGTGGCGCGCCCAGAGCGCCCGGAAGCGCTCGCTCGAGATCGCGAGCTCTCCCACCAGCTCGACGAAGCGCGGGTCGTCGACGTCGTCCCCGATGTTCGCCCGGAGGGCGGCGACGATCCCGCCGGTGGCGGCGGTCCAGTCGCGCTGGAAGGCCTGCTCCTCCGGGTCGAGCAGCAGCGAGCGCAGCCGGTTGTGTCCCGGACGCAACCGGGGCGAGAGCGCGACGGCGAGCGCGTTGGAGGCGAGCACGTCGAACGAGCGGCCCTCCACGAACGCCGGGACGCCGAGGTTCGCCAGCAAGTGGTGCAGCCGCTCCGGCACGCGCTCCTCCGTGCGCCTGCGGGTCGTGCGCGGCCGGCCGGAGCCGAGCCCGATCAGGTACGCCCGCTCGACGTCGTCGAGCTGCAGAACGCGGGCGAGCGACTCCAGCACCTGCACGGACGGGTTCGCGTCCCGTCCCCGCTCCAGGCGCAGGTAGTAGTCGGCGCTGATGCCCGCGAGCATCGCGACCTCCTCCCGGCGGAGCCCCGGCACCCGGCGGTTGTCGCCCGCCGGCAGCCCGGCCTGCGCGGGGGTGACCAGGTCGCGGCGCGCGCGCAGGTAGGCGCCGAGCCGGTTCGTCCTGTCCTCATCGGTCATGCTGCCACGCTAACCCGCCGCTCGGCGCCCTGGGGATGCCCTGCCGGACCCCCGGAACGACGGGGCTCTGCCGCGTCCGCCGGCGCCGCCGGAGACTCGATCACGAGCCCCCGGTGAGGCGCCGGGGACGAGACGAAAGGCACATCCCATGGACATCAGCACACGCACCGTCTTCATCGCGGGCGGCACCTCCGGCATCGGGCGCGAGCTCGCGCGCCGGTTCGCCGCCGCCGGGAGCACGGTGGTGGTCGGCGGCCGCGACGACGACGCCCTCGCGGAACTGGGCGCGGAGGGTTTCGGCACGGTCCGCATCGACGTGACGGACCCGGCGTCTGTCGCTCAGGCGCGCGACGCCGTGCTGGCCGCGCATCCCGGACTGGACACGGTCGTGACCATGTCTGGAGTCATGCTGCTGGAGGACCTGCGCGACCCCGCGCACTTCCCGGCGGCGGAGCTGACCGTCGAGACCAACCTGCTCGGCACCATCCGCGTGATCGACGCGTTCACGCCGCACCTGATCGGCCGCGGCGGGGGCACGATCGTGACCGTGACCTCCGGGATCGCGTACCTCCCGTTCCCGCCGATGGCGAGCTACGCCGCGTCCAAGGCCGGCGTGCACGCCTACTCGGAGGCTCTGCGCGTGCAGCTCGCGGGGAGCGGGGTCGACGTCGTCGAGCTGGTGCCGCCCGCGGTGGCGACGGCGGGTCAGGAGAAGGTCAACCCGCACGCGCTCGACCTTGACGACTTCGCGACCGAGGTCATGGACCTCCTCGAGCAGGAGCCGACCCCGAACCAGATCCTGGTGCAGGGCGTGCAGATGCACCGTTGGGCCGAGAGGAACGGCAGCTACGACGAGCTGGTCGCACAGCGCGCCAGGATGCTCGCGCGCTGACTACCGCGCCGCCGGGCGCGGCCTCCTCAGGTCCGCCTGGATCGCGCGGATGACCTCGCCGAGCGTCCCGGAGGCGAGCAGTCCCGATCCCAGAGGCCCTGCCGCGTCCTCGCCGAGCGCGGGAAGGCGGGCGAGCGCGCGGCGGACCTCGTCCGTCATCCGGTCGAGCTGCCAGCCGACCTCGTCGTCGAGCGCGTGCGCGTCCTCCGGGGCGGCCAGGGCGGCCGCCTTCGCCGCGTAGGCGGCCGCCCCCAGGGCGTGGGCGCCCATGTGCGCGACGGCGGCCGCCTGTGCGGCGGCGCGAGCGGCCGCGGCGGCCGCTGGGTCGTCGACGCCCGAGGCGGCGC
It encodes the following:
- a CDS encoding alpha/beta hydrolase; translation: MNDNITENQTRSADGTRIAYRSTSRGPGLVLVPGALAVARDFDGLARELGTAFTVHTIERRGRGASGPQGDVYGAEREVEDILAVAAATGSRLIAGHSFGGFLALEALRTGRFDAGAVYEPGVLIGEDDELVAMRWADRCAAELARGRRHAAFTTFVQGVNPETSGKAPRVVLSAIMRVAIPREERLQKYALLEGTLREHREAANLADQPERYRGVEAPVLLMTGKEATATSAGRAAGRLSALLPSARLRLFPGLDHFGPEKQPALVAAAVIDHLRATAPASSSVDGATP
- a CDS encoding GNAT family N-acetyltransferase, which gives rise to MTLRLERWSEDDLPLLEAANTPEMTRHLVGPETPAQVADRHARYLRGWETGESRMFRIVDDDRVVGSIGWWSTRWRDADVHETGWFVLPEAQGHGFAAAAVPLVVDDVRRHGRYPLLMAFPNVENPASNRVCERSGFTLAGDEDIPFRGATLHLNVWTMALALPRDRA
- a CDS encoding dihydrofolate reductase family protein; the protein is MAELLVDYITSLDGFGSAEGWPGLWGMGGPEYFEMLAAEAEREYTVLLGTRTYRLFAEFARTGAEDMAELTARPKIVFSRTLTEPLEWANTSLVAGDAVEAVRELKRTGIELRTIGSPSLSRSLLRAGLVDRYRVVVFPVVNGASGADRIYDGWPDVVMESTSIRVLDGRLVLYEAVPRVLDAPPGPGAA
- a CDS encoding InlB B-repeat-containing protein, which translates into the protein MRRPGAAAGALVAGLLLGLLAPALVVVPATAAAAAPASAPAGSATDPGIWNVHTVTFRSLGRTVASVLVVDGGHAPRQPAPPAADGVFDGWVTESGGSVVPFDFVTTVVTSDLVVDARFTDTHVAQFLAGPSGSDARHVIDADEVADGAPLGDIAPDVSQVPEGQVFTGDWFRQGDATRTPYDFSSPVTANLRLVPLFAAGFAVSFVTDGTAVEPEFVLEPDTEFTAADLAAVSPPTRTGYTFTQWWEDAARSRPVVFPITATTTLYAGWSGDSVDYHVSYWLEKANVVPAGYPAPVFTPAGGTPPAWGAADGALSPAQLANPATYDFLDDITATAVAGTTVSGPAAKSDVPASIQGLVRAQLDPASVQPDPMTFADLAVSQQDVTVKGDGSTVVNVYLTRALWRADFALISPGGTLNTSTPCARTGTYDVTMTVGGTTYYQSTQPGGGQLLGTFSVREKIGFDMKAANVAPVSLSQTDGSELITALDTGTQNQSCVLRGWGPQQVTPDVFNATYTGAYADTRSVDLTARTTSLSGAMAASRTQNLTQRFVYTETVDQSIAAPDAVIGPDGTPNDPLHVATLYNNDKTTVRAEIPAGHQVFSQFRTAWYWATTGDRQVASPIEGFTSYVGYGTGAATVGNYFQLDAPTNRLYQLKNSGNINDRYRYQFYSRNVYTLSFVTGGGTAIPPVSGIPYEGSLGQLAPDDPTRGNDVFQGWYTDSEFNVPFGFDGATMPPSNLVLYAKWLNDPHTVQFYDHPSAPDPIVGLTQTVEDQGTATEPAPLPPQPDSQSFVGWFQRTADGFFVPYDFDTPVGGDLRLYARWQQPAAAPFPMLYDGDGNTSGAAPRDPYRYDAGSSAIVADGASLRRGDEVFVGWRPVAGAAAMRIITSPVPGDGLYQAGRTVRFGAGSVTLTAAYANPDPRFTVTFRENGGLGASTAWDGPPGASITYPGASDLRFTGPGTDFLGWATSPSATSPDPAYDRLVVSTLTADLTLYAVWADAPGPAPSPPPAPPATPAGDLPGTGSDPTGGLVLAAALFAAGVVASLLRRRRGAPVSGRRPGPPSTR
- a CDS encoding helix-turn-helix transcriptional regulator is translated as MTDEDRTNRLGAYLRARRDLVTPAQAGLPAGDNRRVPGLRREEVAMLAGISADYYLRLERGRDANPSVQVLESLARVLQLDDVERAYLIGLGSGRPRTTRRRTEERVPERLHHLLANLGVPAFVEGRSFDVLASNALAVALSPRLRPGHNRLRSLLLDPEEQAFQRDWTAATGGIVAALRANIGDDVDDPRFVELVGELAISSERFRALWARHDVRNLEGGTALLDHPVVGELRLHRDKLPVDDVILVVYYPDAGSESDEKLRLLAGLAQSIDATQPPAHAVDEEPGLRG
- a CDS encoding SDR family NAD(P)-dependent oxidoreductase; its protein translation is MDISTRTVFIAGGTSGIGRELARRFAAAGSTVVVGGRDDDALAELGAEGFGTVRIDVTDPASVAQARDAVLAAHPGLDTVVTMSGVMLLEDLRDPAHFPAAELTVETNLLGTIRVIDAFTPHLIGRGGGTIVTVTSGIAYLPFPPMASYAASKAGVHAYSEALRVQLAGSGVDVVELVPPAVATAGQEKVNPHALDLDDFATEVMDLLEQEPTPNQILVQGVQMHRWAERNGSYDELVAQRARMLAR
- a CDS encoding putative immunity protein; the encoded protein is MTSSQSLSDTDRRTVASWAADCAEHVVHLFEEHSPGNPVPREAIDRVRAYARGELSAAEEIKRRFVAGRAASGVDDPAAAAAARAAAQAAAVAHMGAHALGAAAYAAKAAALAAPEDAHALDDEVGWQLDRMTDEVRRALARLPALGEDAAGPLGSGLLASGTLGEVIRAIQADLRRPRPAAR